A genome region from Hevea brasiliensis isolate MT/VB/25A 57/8 chromosome 7, ASM3005281v1, whole genome shotgun sequence includes the following:
- the LOC110655453 gene encoding uncharacterized protein LOC110655453, with protein sequence MASETLSASGRSSDKLNLPALQSKMKMDPEGYETELGVLYIQFNSALELFQQQAALNFTSIFSSGVCADPIIAKDLGDRAMFLAHVTPFYPKQLAKFPSQLAEFLKTSARSLPSGLRCHVTQALILLINRKIVDISETLAFFMELQTLGDRNLRKLAFSHVVHSIRRMNKKHKNEAKNRVLQNILFAMLQQEDEARAKRSLITLCEFHRRKVWFDDRTANAICMACFHSSSRIMIAALSFLLNYEKIEDDDSDDSDASSSEDDSNPQMSQVVLSKEAIYKAHHKGTVSSKKKKKAKLQRAMRSMKRQQRLSAENSGSSYYSPLNHLKDAQGFAERLFSRLQTCNERFEVKMMMLKLIARTVGLHRLMLLNFYPFLQKYVQPHQRDITNLLAAAVQACHDMVPPDAVEPLFKQIVNQFVHDRSRPEAIAVGLNVIREICLRMPLLMTEDLLQDLVLYKKSHEKAVSVAARSLMILFREVCPSLLVKKDRGRPSDPKAKPKAYGEVDVVSNIPDLELLQEEEEEEDDDDDDDDDDVEEEDHNEINEDGDDIDNLVSSALDDDSDNGEMITASDDEENPMYSDDTGSENDGLQDDSIDGDGDNNIDENDSNISDDDDDDDDDDDDDDEEEEEEEHGKAKSSCENDDGATIEVNKSKASKRKFSDFNGQLIAADTSLRALKRLAEEKLNHTTTELKDGILSNEDFQRIKELKAKKETKIALARQGFKVPSTDQLSVKRLDPAKLEAHVRKKLTKEERLALVRAGREATGKYQARTAVKQKKTGGKSNRQKQQEKVMPSAAKRARAARSRQDKKRKQSRSGKQFRGKKAWK encoded by the exons ATGGCGTCGGAGACGCTTTCCGCCTCTGGTCGGAGCTCGGACAAGCTGAACCTACCTGCTCTCCAATCCAAAATGAAAATGGACCCGGAAGGTTATGAGACCGAGCTTGGTGTCCTCTACATTCAATTCAACTCGGCTCTCGAGCTATTTCAACAGCAAGCAGCTCTCAATTTCACATCTATCTTCTCGTCTGGCGTCTGCGCCGACCCCATCATTGCCAAGGATCTCGGGGATCGAGCTATGTTTTTGGCTCATGTGACTCCTTTTTACCCCAAACAATTGGCCAAGTTCCCGAGTCAACTCGCCGAGTTTCTCAAAACCTCTGCACGTTCGCTGCCCTCGGGGCTGAGGTGTCATGTTACTCAAGCTCTGATTCTTTTAATTAATCGAAAG ATAGTTGATATCAGTGAAACTCTTGCATTTTTTATGGAGCTTCAAACTCTGGGAGatagaaatttaagaaaattggCATTCTCTCATGTTGTTCATAGCATCAGGCGCATGAATAAGAAGCacaaaaatgaggctaagaatagAGTTCTTCAGAATATCTTGTTTGCAATGCTACAG CAAGAGGATGAAGCAAGAGCCAAGAGATCTCTTATTACACTATGTGAGTTTCACCGGAGAAAGGTGTGGTTTGATGATAGAACAGCAAATGCAATTTGTATGGCATGTTTTCATTCATCATCCAG GATCATGATTGCTGCTCTATCATTTCTTCTGAATTATGAGAAGATTGAGGATGATGACAGTGATGACAGTGATGCTTCCAGCAGTGAAGATGACTCAAATCCTCAAATGTCTCAAGTTGTCCTTAGTAAAGAGGCTATTTATAAG GCACATCATAAAGGCACAGTATCcagtaaaaagaaaaagaaagcaaaACTGCAGCGTGCCATGCGCAGCATGAAAAGGCAGCAACGCCTGTCGGCAGAAAACAGTGGTTCAAGTTATTATTCACCACTTAATCATCTTAAAGATGCACAG GGATTTGCTGAGAGGTTATTCTCTCGCCTCCAGACTTGCAATGAACGTTTTGAG GTTAAGATGATGATGTTGAAACTAATTGCTCGAACTGTTGGACTTCACCGATTGATGTTGTTAAATTTTTATCCTTTTCTTCAGAAATATGTTCAG CCACATCAACGTGATATCACAAATTTACTTGCAGCAGCTGTTCAGGCATGCCACGATATG GTGCCTCCAGATGCAGTTGAACCATTATTCAAACAAATCGTGAATCAATTTGTGCATGACCGTTCACGTCCAGAG GCTATTGCTGTTGGGCTCAATGTGATAAGGGAAATATGTTTGCGAATGCCTCTG TTGATGACAGAAGATTTGCTGCAAGATCTTGTATTGTATAAAAAATCACATGAGAAGGCAGTTTCAGTTGCAGCTAGGTCACTCATGATTTTATTTAGAGAG GTTTGTCCTTCACTATTGGTTAAGAAGGATCGAGGTCGTCCTAGCGATCCAAAGGCAAAGCCAAAAGCATATGGGGAAGTTGATGTTGTTAGCAATATACCTGACCTTGAGTTATtacaggaggaggaggaggaggaggatgatgatgatgatgatgatgatgatgatgttgaGGAGGAGGACCACAATGAAATTAATGAGGATGGTGATGATATTGATAATTTGGTATCCAGTGCACTTGATGATGATAGTGATAATGGTGAGATGATTACTGCCAGTGATGATGAAGAAAATCCGATGTACAGTGATGATACTGGAAGTGAGAATGACGGTTTACAAGATGATTCAATTGATGGAGATGGTGATAACAATATTGATGAAAATGACAGCAATATCagcgatgatgatgatgatgatgatgatgatgatgatgatgatgatgaggaggaggaggaggaggagcatGGAAAGGCAAAGAGTTCTTGTGAAAATGATGACGGGGCCACGATAGAAGTTAACAAATCTAAAGCCAGTAAGAGGAAGTTTTCTGATTTCAATGGACAACTTATTGCTGCTGACACAAGTCTTCGAGCTCTAAAGAGATTGGCAGAAGAAAAGTTGAATCACACCACCACAGAATTGAAAGACGGTATTCTTTCTAATGAAGACTTTCAAAGGATCAAGGAATTGAAG GCAAAGAAGGAAACTAAAATTGCCTTAGCTCGACAAGGGTTTAAAGTTCCAAGCACTGATCAACTGAGTGTTAAACGGTTGGATCCTGCTAAGCTTGAA GCTCATGTGCGGAAGAAGCTAACCAAGGAAGAAAGGTTGGCACTGGTAAGAGCAGGCAGGG